Proteins encoded together in one Deinococcus hopiensis KR-140 window:
- the lepB gene encoding signal peptidase I, translating to MTRLKQAPGPLAKLWKEVLEPIVFAVVITQFLATLVGVDGVSMMPNLRDRERVFVPKYETWLHKAGVGEFSRGDIVIFKPPREAAAQASNLTKSAFGLWNYRPFLIKRLIGLPGDRVKVSGGEVFVNGQKLNAGWTTDYWKAQGCWDTESDLANNAASAAAGILQDQPEITVPEGHYFVMGDNRTAGGSEDSRLFGTVPRRDVAGRAAAVIWPIMRKQNVKYDCTAGHVDSFSGPNVLNWRALARPEAFGALKSQLGK from the coding sequence ATGACAAGACTGAAACAAGCGCCGGGGCCGCTCGCCAAGCTCTGGAAGGAAGTGCTGGAACCCATCGTGTTCGCGGTGGTGATCACCCAGTTTCTGGCGACGCTGGTCGGCGTGGACGGCGTGAGCATGATGCCCAACCTGCGCGACCGCGAGCGCGTGTTCGTGCCCAAGTACGAGACCTGGCTGCACAAGGCGGGTGTGGGCGAGTTCTCGCGCGGGGACATCGTGATTTTCAAGCCTCCCCGTGAGGCGGCCGCACAGGCGAGCAACCTCACCAAGAGCGCTTTCGGGCTGTGGAATTACCGTCCCTTCCTGATCAAGCGCCTGATCGGCCTGCCCGGCGACCGGGTTAAGGTCTCGGGCGGCGAGGTGTTCGTCAACGGGCAAAAGCTGAACGCGGGCTGGACCACCGACTACTGGAAAGCGCAGGGCTGCTGGGACACCGAGAGCGATCTGGCGAACAATGCGGCCTCGGCCGCGGCGGGCATCTTGCAAGACCAGCCCGAGATCACGGTGCCGGAAGGGCACTACTTCGTGATGGGCGACAACCGCACCGCGGGCGGCAGCGAGGACTCGCGCCTGTTTGGGACCGTGCCCCGGCGTGACGTGGCGGGCCGGGCCGCGGCGGTCATCTGGCCGATTATGCGCAAGCAAAACGTCAAGTACGACTGCACCGCGGGCCATGTCGACTCGTTCAGCGGTCCGAATGTGCTGAATTGGCGGGCGCTGGCTCGGCCGGAGGCCTTTGGTGCGCTGAAGTCGCAACTGGGCAAGTAG